DNA sequence from the Leucoraja erinacea ecotype New England unplaced genomic scaffold, Leri_hhj_1 Leri_923S, whole genome shotgun sequence genome:
cggtggctcagcacttcaactccccctcccactccgtctccgacctctctgtcctgggcctcctccatggccacagcgagcagcaccggaaattggaggaacagcacctcatattccgtttggggagtctgcatcctgggggcatgaacatcgaattctcccaattttgttagtccttgctgtctcctccccttcctcagtccccctgctgtctcctcccagcccccagccttcgggctcctcctccttttcctttcttgtccccgcccccgatcagtctgaagaaggggttcggcccgaaacgttgcctatttccttcgctccatagatgctgctgcacccgctgagtttccccagcattttttgtgtcacCAACTGACAATTAACTCACTTCaactcatgtgtgtgtgtgtgtgtgataaatAGAGTTGATTTGACTTGTCTTCAAAGGTGcgtgtgtagtggccatttggcctattttgcatgtcattgtggatggcatgttcctttaaattttagccagcccgttataatgtgggtgggaattTATGATGTGTCTTGGGGCGTGTtaatgcagcttaactgcttgcgtgttagtttagttgcaaattcgttttggacaggagagggagaaggtttatccttcgaccatgtcacaggtcaagcatgtcaagcctcatgtgaagaaggagacacgaagagttttctagtatctgaagcaatgcgctggagtttgaagaagattgctggaacaggtcggaaaaccttggatgtatcttactgttttatatctacaataaagaaaatattcattaaaagactgtgtgctgaagctttatgaaacatagaaacatagaaattaggcgcaatctgctttcccgtttttgccaccaaaatggataacctcacatttatccacattaaactgcatctgccaaacatttgcccactcacccagcctatccaagtcaccttgcagtctcctagcatcctcctcacacctaacactgccccccagcttagtgtcatccgcaaacttggagatattgccttcaattccctcatccagatcattaatatatattgtaaatagctggggtcccagtactgagccttgcggtaccccactagtcactgcctgccattgtgaaaaggacccgtttactcctactctttgcttcctgtttgccagccagttctctatccacatcaatactgaacccccaatgaaagtagaagctctgaaagtctctgaggcagcttgcatgcgtaccaaagatattccccttatcccctctcgtccaattagtggctagggagttaatttcccgaaagatctgaaaaatctgccgctacagcgTGTTGCGTGAATGGAACAACGCGGTTGTGGGCAGGCAGgagctcgacgggccgaaggggctCTGCGTGAATGAACGACGACGCCGCCCGTAATTGTTTACTAGGTTTATTAATAAATCAGTTTAGAACAGCATAAAATCTGACCAACTTCCCTCGTGGTGACCCGGGGGGGGGGTCTCTCTCCGATCCGACGATCAATAAAATCTCAGGGGGAGACAAGGCTCTcaattgtgtgtgtatgtgtgtgtgcgtgtgtgtctctctctctctcgctcccgctctctcccctcccccccccctcttcagaGAAACGCATCGCACCACTCCCGTAGACAGCGGTAACAGTCCTCCGACTGCCGGTTGCCGGCGAAGCAGACCTGTCTCAGCCAACTCTTGAATGCCGTCTTGTCCTGTTTCAGCAGCAAGAACTGGCCCAGAACATCCTTGGCCTGGAAGGGGGCAGAGAAACGTGTTAGCTCTGCGTTGTTGAGTCGCGCTGTTACGTGCGGtcgcgatggcgcagcggtagagtagcagcgccggagacccgggttccattcccACTACCGGCCACttcctctacagagtttgtacatccccCCCCTccgtgagttagaaacatagaaacatagaaattaggtgcaggagtagaggccattcggcccttcgagcctgcaccattcgccattcaatatgatcatggctgatcatccaactcagtatcccgtacctgccttctctccataccccctgatccccttggccacaagggccacatctaactccctcttaaatatagccaatgaactgtggcctcaactaccctctgtggcagagagttccagagattcaccactctctgtgtgaaaaaagttctcctcatctcggttttaaaggatttcccccttatccttaagctgtgaccccttgtcctggactcccccaacatcgggaacattcttcctgcatctagcctgtccaaccccttaagaattttgtaagtttctataagatcccccctcaatctcctaaattccagagagtataaaccaagtctatccagtctttcttcataagacagtcctgacatcccaggaatcagtctggtgaaccttctctgcactccctctatggcaataatgtccttcctcagatttggagaccaaaactgcacgcaatactccaggtgtggtctcaccaagaccctatacaactgcatacAACTTCtatctgtacatagaaacatagaaaataggtgcaggaggaggccgttcggcccttcgagccagcaccgccattcactgtgatcatggctgatcgtcccctatcaataacccgtgcctgccttctccccatatcccctctccccactagcctctatctaactctctcttaaatccatccagtgacttggcctccactgccctctgcggcagggaattccacaaattcacacaactctctgggtgaaaacgttttttctcgcctcagtcttaaatgacctcccgtttattctaagactgtgtgtgtgtgtggcccctggttctggactcgcccaacattgggaacatttttcctgcatctagcttgtccagtccttttataattttatatgtttgtataagatccccccccctcatccttccaaactccagtgaagagCTCCTTAGAgctgtacaggcccttcggcccactgagtgcatgcCGACCAGCATGTCCTTCCTGCTCTAGGACttctcatatgtttctataagatcccccccctcatcgttaaatgacctcctctttattctccgagatcttcggtttcctcccaccactcaaaaggtttgtaggttaattggctttggtaaatgtaaaaattgtccctagtgggtgtagaatagtgttaatgggaTAGgataggggatcgctggtcggcacggtcccggtgggccgaatggcctgtttcactgctgtatctctaaactaaataaactagacTTAGTTTAGAGTCCAGTACAAGAttatgagaggactagatcgggtaaACAGGGACAacagatgccattcggcccttccagccagcaccgcccattcaatgtgatcatggctgatcatccaaaatcaaaacccagttcctgccttctccccaaatcccttgattctgttcgcAGAgacaaagagtctcttgcccagagtaggggaatcgcagaccagaggacacaggttcaaggtgaagggggaaatgattgaataggaatcgaaggggtcacattttccacacacccagtgacttggcctccactgccctctgtggcagggaattccacaaattcacacaactctctgggtgaaaaggttttttctcacttcagtcttaaatggcctcccctttattctaagacggtgtgtgtgtggcccctggttctggcctcgttgggtgtatggaacgagctgccggaggaggtaggtgaggctgggactctcccaatgtttaagaaacagttggacaggtacatggataggacaggtttggagggatatggaccaagtgcaggcaggtgggtctagtgtagctgggacatgttggccggtgtgggcaagttgggccgaagggcctgtttccatgctgtatctctcgatGACTCTAAGaatagtctcttgtccagagtaggggaatcgaggatcagaagaCATTGGTTAAagtgatggagggggagagaagatttaataggaacctgaggggtaactatttttacacagaggttggttagtgtcgatggaacgagctgccggaggaggtagttgaggcaaggatttGTTGATACCTggccattgaaacatataagattgttaaggggcttggacacactagaggcaggaaacatgttcccgatgttgggggagtccagaaccaggggccacacacacacagtttaagaataaaggagacgaggaaacactttttctcacagagttgtgagtctgtggaagtctctgcctcagagggcggtggaggccaggttctctggatgctttcaagagagagctggatagaggtgttaaagatagcggagtcaggggatacggggagctgattggggatgatcagccatgatcacattgaatggcggtgctggctcgaagggccgaatggcctctactcctgcacctattgtcaattgccaattaacccacaaacccgcacgtctttggagtgtgggaggaaaacccacgcagaacgtgcaaacaccactcagacagcacccgtagtcgggatcggacccaggtccctggcgctgagaggcagcaactctaccgctgccccaccgaaGGCCGTCATATGTtaaatcctactctttgcttcctgtctgccaaccatagaaacatagaaattaggtgcaggagtaggccattcggcccttcgagcctgcaaccccattcaatatgatcatggctgatcatccaactcagtatcccgtacctgccttctctccatacccctgatccccttagccacaagggccacatctaactccttcttaaatatagccaatgaactgtggcctcaactaccctctgtggcagagagttccagagattcaccactctctgtgtgaaaaaagttcttctcatctcggttttaaaggatttccccctttatccttaagctgtgaccccttgtcctggacttccctaacatcgggaacaatcttcctgcatctagcctgtccaaccccttaagaattttgtaagtttctataagatcccctctcaatcttctaaattctagagagtataaaccaagtctatccagtctttcttcataagacagtcctgacatcccaggaatcagtctggtgaaccgtctctgcactccctctatggcaaccagttctctatccacgtcaacaccctaccccccaaatcgtgccttcctgttcttgccaccaaagtggatagcctcaacatttatccacattatactgcatctgccatgcttctgcccactcacccaaacctatccatgtcacccagcagcctcatagcatcctcctcgcggctcacactgccacccagctttgtgtcatccgcaaacttagagatgtcacatttaattccctcgtctaaatcattgatatatattgtaggtacacaaaattgctggagaaactcagcgggtgcagcagcatctatggagcgaaggaaataggcaacgtttcgggtcgaaacccttccgggtttcggcccgaaacgttacctatttccttccgggtttcagcccgaaacgttgcctatttccttcgctccatagatgctgctgcacccgctgagtttctccagcaattttgtgtaccttcgatcttccagcatctgcagttccttcttgaacaatatatACTgtaaactggggtcccagcaccgagccttgcggcaccccacaagtcactgtctgccattctgaaaaggaccctttaattcccactctttgcttcctgtctgccaaccagttctctatccgtgtcaacaccctacccccaataccatgtgctctaatcttGCACACTGCGGGgccttgtcaaagactttttgaaagtccagatacaccggctctctcccctcatccattctacttgttacaccctcaaaaaaattccagaagatttgtcaagcgtGATTTCCAattcataaatccacgctgactttaaccgatcctgccactgctttccaaatgcgctgctataacaactccagcatcttccccgttGCCGGATGTAAGGCTGGCTAACTGGCctacaattccccgttttctctctccctcctttcttaaacagtTGGAGTTACatcggctaccctccagtccacaggaactgacccagagtcgatcaccaatgcgtccacaatttctagagccacctccttgagtactctgcgatgcagaccatcgggcccaggggatttatctgccttcagtcccaacagtttacctgacACTATTTCCTGAATCCACGAATGtggattcctttcagttcctccctcccactagatcctctgtcccctagtatttctgggagattgtatgtgtcttccttagtgaagacagaaccaaagcactGTTTAATTAACTGTTCTGCTacttcttggtgagaccacacctggagtattgcgtacagttttggcctcctaatctgaggaaagacattcttgccatagaggatttgagtctaggagcagggaggttctactgcagttgtacagggtcttggtgagaccacacctggagtattgcgtacagttttggtctccaaatctgaggaaggacattattgccatagaggggagtgcagagaaggttcaccagactgattcctgggatgtcaggactgtcttatgaagaaagactggatagacttggtttatactctctagaatttaggagattgagggagggatcttatagaaacttacaaaattcttaaggggttggacaggctagatgcaggaagattgctcccgatgttggggaagtccaggacaaggggtcacagcttaaggataagggggaaatcctttaaaaccgagatgaggagaacctttttcacacagagagtggtgaatctctggaactctctgccacagagggtagttgaggccacagttcattggctatatttaagagggagttagatgtggcccttgtggccaagggggtcggagggtatggagagaaggcaggtatgggatactgagttggatgatcagccatgatcatattgaatggcggtgcaggctcgaagggccgaatggcctctactcctgcacctaatttctatgtttctatgtctatgtttctaaggaaacaaggaaaaacatagaaacatagaaattagggtatccgagtatgaaaatagccataacgttttaaatacttgagatatgaaagtgaattaggtgtcaaattaaacttccttttatgctttatctgatggggggtaaattgcagatttgatttttgaaATCTCAACATTTcgtaacattcttcctgcatctagcctgtccaaccccttaagaattttgtaagtttctataagatcccctctcaatcttctaaattctagcgagtacaagccgagtctatccagtctttcttcatatgaaagtcctgtcatcccaggaatcagtctggtgaaccttctctgtactccctctatggcaagaatgtccttcctcagatttggagaccaaaactgtacgcaatactccgggtgtggtctcaccaagatcctgtacaactgcagtagaacctccctgctcctatactcaaatcctctatggcaataatgtccttcctcagatttggagaccaaaactgtacgcaatactccgggtgtggtctcaccaagaccctgtacaactgcagtagaacctctctgctcctatactcaaatccttttgcaatgaaagctaacataccattcgctttctttactgggaacaatcttcctgcatctagcctgtccaacccctgttttggacaggctagataaatagaattttgtaagtttctataagatcccctctcaatcttaatttgacacctaattcactttcatatctcaagtatttaaaaggttatggccattttcatactcggataccctaatttctatgtttctatgtttttctttgtttccttagaaacatagacatagaaacatagaaattaggtgcaggagtaggccattcggcccttcgagcctgcaccgccattcaatatgatcatggctgatcatccaactcagtatcccgtacctgccttctctccataccccctgatccctttagcaatcttctaaattctagagagtattagaCGGGccacggtgcaggctcgatgggccgaatggtctaattctgcccctgccacttatgaacgtatgaacagGCCGCCCATGTTGAAATGGCAACGCAgctttgacgggccgaatggcctgcacgcGCTGCCAAAACAAGATGGCCGCCAGCGGAGTTCCTGCTCCCACAAGATGGCCGCCGCAGAGCCTCACCTTGCAAAAGCCCTTCTCTTCCAGCCGTCCTCCCAGGACCAGGCCGATCCCAGCCAGCTCCCTCACCGACTTCTCCTTCATGGGCTCCACCACAAAGTTCTTGTGCTTCTGCGAGGTGGTGGCAACAGGATAGGAAGGAGGTTTCTCTGGAAGGCAGAGGAAGATCCTGTGGGTCACGGAAGGGGGGGGAACCAGTACGCGGCGACACAGGCCCAGGGCTCAGAGTGTCAGGGTTTACGAGGGGAGGAGGTGGATCAGCCAACTAGGCCGAGTTCTTTCACCAGTGACACCCTTTAGATGTTagcgacacagcacggaaacaggcccttcagcccatctagtccgtgatcaccccgcacaccagtactatcatacacacagggagaaggcaggggaatgggattgagaatggtcatcaagaaggctcagcagcggctgcacttccctCAGGAaacacaacctggactctaacctgctgctgaccttctaccgctcgtccatcgagagcctgctgacatactgcattacagcatggtatggcagctgcaccatggcagacagggagaggcttcagagggtaaccaggacagcgcagaggatcattggctgccctctcccctccctgatggacatctacacctcccgctgccttagcagggcaaagaagatcatcaaggacagctcccatcctgcgtttggactgttcgacctgctgccctctggaaggcactataggtgcatcaaatccaggacaaacagactcaggaatagttgctttccgaaaattataactactataaattctaattcacacatgcactgacttcactgcccaacacggacttccatctgtatatatgtatatagcgccgcagaattgtgcacctattccaccccccatctctcttctgttttttgttttttctgtttcttgttttttgtgctaaattgtatgtatgcactgagtacgagcagctttcagtttcactgtacatgtatagtgacaataaatggcatatctatatctattgaGCGGGAAAGACTGACTTTtttaatggcggagcagactagatgggccgaatggcctcattccgcTCCTGGAAgttatgaagccaattaacacgcaaaaacgcacacacacacacatcggcagtgcagcgggtagagctgctgccccacacacagcaccggagacccgggttcgatcccgaccacgggcgctgtctgtacggagtttgcacgcacgctctccccgtgacctgcgtgggtttcccccgggagctccggttcccgcccactctccaaagacgtgcgggtttgcaggttaattggcttcgggtaAGAATTGTGCATTTTTGTgtgtgtataaccatataaccatataacaattacagcacggaaacaggccatctcggccctacaagtccgtgccgaacaaatttttttcccccttagtcccacctgcctgcactcataccataaccctccattcccttctcatccatatgcctatccaatttatttttaaatgataccaatgaacctgcctccaccacttccactgggagctcattccacaccgctaccactctctgagtaaagaagttccccctcatattacccctaaacttctgtcccttaattctgaagtcatgtcctcttgtttgaatcttccctactctcaaagggaaaagcttgtccacatcaactctgtctatccctctcatcattttaaagacctctatcaggtccccccttaaccttctgcgctccagagaataaagacctaacttattcaacctatctctgtaacttagttgttgaaacctgtgtgtgtgtgtgcggggatcgctggccggcatggactcggtgggccgaatggcctgtttccactgtgtatctctaacctttcctacccatgtacctatccaactgtttttattaactctttctctccttcctgcctccacctcctctggcagtcgagatacccaccactctttagagtgtggaaacaggccctttggcccaacttgcccataccggccaatatgtcccatctacactagtcccacctgcttgcgtttggcccatatccctctaaacctgccccatccatccacatgtacctgcctaaattgtCCTCCCTttcaacgttgtgatagtcccctctacctcaaccacctcctccggcagctcgttccgtacacccaccaccctctgatgttCAGAAAACCATCAACACACATTAAGAGACTCAaaactgctggagtgactcagtgagtcaggcagcatctctggagaacatgttccagtgtagatgggacacgttggtcggcatgggcaagttgggccgaatggcctgtttccacactgtatcatagaaaataggttcaggaggaggccattcggcccttcgagccagcaccgccattcattgtgatcatggctgatcgtccccaatcaataacccgtgcctgccttctccccatatcccttggctccactagcccctagcgctctatctaactctctcttaaatccatccagtgacttggcctccactgccctctgtggcagggaattccacaaattcacacaactctctgggtgaaaaggtttttttctcacctcagtcttaaatgacctcccctttattctaagactgtgtgtgtgtgtgtggcccctggttctggactcgcccaacactgggaacatttttcctgcatctgaagcttgcccagtccttttataattttatatgtttctgtggtATTTTATATGTATCACTCAATGAATGTCtccaggtaatgtttcgggtcgggactcttgtcCAGACTGGTTGCGGGGATTTTCGAGTGttgtccctgccctctcccctcctctcttgtcAAATTTCAATCAGTCTTGAAGATGGGCCCCGAACTCAAGGGTCCCAAACATCCAcagtgaggatagacacaaaatgctgcagtaactcagcgggacaggcagcgtctctggagagaaggaatgggtttacgatggtggagagggtcaagaacttcagattcctgggcgtgtacatttcccaagatctctcctggtccgagaacactaatgcaaagctcatcagcgcctctacttcctgagaagattacggagagtcggtttgtcaaggaggactctctctaacttctacagatgcacagtagagagcatgctgaccagttgcatcgtggcttggttcggcaacccgaGCGCCCTGgtgaggaagagactacaaaaagtagtaaacactgctcagtccatcatcggctctgaccttccttccatcgaggggatttatcgcagtcactgcctcaaaaaggctggcagtatcatgaaggacccacacaccatcctggccacacactcatctccccgctaccttcaggtagaaggtacaggagcctgaagactgcaacgtccaggttcaggaatagctacttccccacagctattaaactcaacttcaaacaaactctgaactataacagcctattgcactttatctgtttatttatgtgtgtgtgtatatatatattctatggtgtatgcatttgataaggtcccacatagcagattagtgggcaaaatgaggagacacatggtattgggggtagagtgctgacatggatagagaagtggttggcagacaggaaacaaagagtagagattaacgggtccctttcagaatggtaggcagtgactagtggagtaccgcaaggctcggtcggagctgggaccgcagctatttataatatacatcaatggtttggatgaagggattcaaagtaacattagcaaatttgcagatgacacaaagctgggcggcagtgtgaactgtgaggaggatgctatgagaatgcagggtgacttggacaggttgggagagtgggcagatgcatggcagatgaagtttaatgcggataaatgtgaggttatccactttggtagcaaaaacaggaaggcagattactatctaaatgacgccaagttggaaaaaggggaagtacaacgggatctgggggtccttgttcatcagtctatgaaagtaagcatgcaggtacagcaggcagtgaagaaagcgaatggcatgttggcctttataacaagaggaatcgaatataggagcaaagaggtccttctgcagttgtacagggccctagtgagaccacacctggagtattgtgtgcagttttggtcccctaatttaaggaagggacattcttgctattgagggagcccagcgtaggtttacaaggttaatccccgggatggcgggactgtcatatgctgagagaatggagcagctgggctcgtacactctggagtttagaaggatgagaggggatctcattgaaacatataagattgtaaagggcttggacacactagaggcaggaaacatattcccgatgttgggggagtccagaaccaggggccacacacacacacacagtttaagaataaggagtaagccatttagaacggagacgaggagacactttttctcacagagagtggtgagtctgtggaattctctgcctcagagggcggttctctggatgctttcaagagagagctagatagggctgttaaaagatagcggagtcaggggagaaggcaggaacggggtactgattggggatgatcagccatgaccacattgaatggcggtgctggctcgaagggccgaatggcctctactcctgcacctgttgaacagatcctggtgaacttctaccgctgcaccatcgagagcatccttaccaactgcatcacagtatggtacggcaactgctctgtttccgaccggaaggcattgcagagggtggtgaaaattgcccaacgcatcaccggttcctcgatcgctcccctccattgagtctgtccaaagcaagcgctgtctgcggagggcgctcagcatcgccaaggactgctctcacc
Encoded proteins:
- the LOC129695040 gene encoding barrier-to-autointegration factor A-like, coding for MDFRASVVSDVNSDKEKPPSYPVATTSQKHKNFVVEPMKEKSVRELAGIGLVLGGRLEEKGFCKAKDVLGQFLLLKQDKTAFKSWLRQVCFAGNRQSEDCYRCLREWCDAFL